A genomic stretch from Nitrobacter winogradskyi Nb-255 includes:
- a CDS encoding RsmB/NOP family class I SAM-dependent RNA methyltransferase: MTPSARLSAAIEVIEAIDNQRIPAAKALKEWGTAHRFAGSGDRAAISGLVYDVLRRQASSAWIMDDDTPRARLLGTLKLERGINTDAIASLCDGGRFAPEPLTEGERQALASRSLGDAPAHIAGDYPQWLDVYLDEAFGDDRAAEAAAMACRAPLDLRINTLKAKRDKVLGSLQHLGVTATPWSPLGLRIMLGADARNPGIQAEEEFIKGAVEVQDEGSQIAALLSGARPGEQVIDLCAGAGGKTLTLAAMMQGRGRLIATDRDKRQLAPIHERLSRAGVHNAEVRTPKGEDDPLSDIRASADLVLIDAPCTGTGTWRRNPDAKWRMRPGALDIRLKDQAEVLDRASALVKPGGRVVYITCSVLPQENSGQIRKFIGRHPDFSVIPPSPTASVLWDRTDDFLAAVYASDEGLLMTPRRTGTDGFFVSILTKR, from the coding sequence ATGACACCCTCCGCGCGGCTCTCCGCCGCTATCGAAGTGATCGAGGCCATCGACAACCAGCGGATACCTGCGGCGAAGGCGCTCAAGGAGTGGGGCACGGCGCATCGTTTCGCCGGCTCCGGCGACCGCGCCGCGATCTCCGGACTGGTCTACGACGTGCTGCGCCGTCAGGCGTCCAGCGCCTGGATCATGGACGACGATACCCCGCGCGCGCGCCTGCTCGGTACGCTGAAACTGGAGCGCGGCATCAATACTGACGCGATCGCGTCACTGTGCGACGGCGGCCGTTTCGCACCTGAACCGCTGACCGAGGGGGAGCGGCAGGCTTTGGCCTCGCGCTCGCTGGGGGATGCGCCCGCGCATATCGCCGGCGATTATCCGCAATGGCTCGACGTCTATCTGGATGAGGCGTTCGGCGATGATCGTGCCGCCGAGGCGGCCGCGATGGCGTGCCGCGCGCCGCTGGATCTGCGCATCAACACGCTGAAAGCGAAACGCGACAAGGTTCTGGGATCGCTGCAACATCTCGGCGTGACGGCGACGCCGTGGTCGCCGCTGGGCTTGAGGATCATGCTGGGCGCGGATGCACGCAATCCCGGCATTCAGGCTGAGGAAGAGTTTATCAAGGGCGCCGTCGAGGTGCAGGACGAGGGCTCGCAAATCGCGGCGCTGCTGTCGGGAGCGAGGCCGGGCGAGCAGGTAATCGATCTTTGCGCCGGCGCTGGCGGCAAGACGCTGACGCTGGCCGCCATGATGCAGGGCAGGGGCCGCCTTATCGCGACCGATCGCGACAAGCGGCAGCTTGCGCCGATCCATGAGCGGCTGTCCCGTGCCGGGGTCCATAACGCCGAGGTTCGAACCCCGAAGGGCGAGGACGATCCGTTGTCCGATATCCGGGCGTCGGCCGATCTCGTGCTGATCGACGCGCCCTGCACCGGGACCGGCACCTGGCGGCGCAACCCGGACGCGAAATGGCGGATGCGGCCCGGCGCGCTCGATATTCGTTTGAAGGATCAGGCCGAAGTGCTTGATCGCGCGTCCGCTCTTGTGAAACCGGGTGGACGCGTCGTCTACATCACCTGCTCGGTGCTGCCGCAGGAAAACAGCGGGCAAATCCGTAAGTTTATCGGGCGACATCCGGATTTCTCGGTAATCCCGCCGTCGCCGACCGCTTCGGTGCTGTGGGACAGGACGGACGATTTCCTCGCCGCGGTTTATGCGTCGGACGAGGGATTGCTGATGACCCCGCGCCGGACCGGAACGGATGGGTTTTTCGTTTCGATTCTGACGAAGCGCTGA
- the guaB gene encoding IMP dehydrogenase, whose translation MALENGSRDIKEAYTFDDVLLKPGASDILPSEADVSSRVTRAIPLNIPIMASAMDTVTEARMAIAMAQAGGLGVIHRNFDVEGQAAQVRQVKKFESGMVVNPLTIGPDAMLSDALALMSDHGFSGIPVVAGGSGAAPGRLVGILTNRDVRFATDPRQKVSELMTHENLVTVREGVSQEEAKRMLHKHRIEKLLVVDDQYRCVGLITVKDMEKAVAHPLASKDSQGRLRVAAATTVGEGGFERTERLIDAGVDLIVVDTAHGHSSRVLEAVNRIKRLSNAVQVIAGNIATAEGAQALIDAGADAIKVGIGPGSICTTRIVAGVGVPQLTAIMDAAEAAKKAGVPVIADGGVKYSGDLAKALAAGADIVMVGSLLAGTDETPGEVYLWQGRSYKAYRGMGSVGAMSRGSADRYFQQDIKDTLKLVPEGIEGQVPYKGPVGNVMHQLAGGLRAAMGYVGARNLAEFHDKARFVRITGAGLRESHVHDVTITRESPNYPGGA comes from the coding sequence ATGGCGCTTGAAAACGGATCTCGGGATATCAAAGAAGCCTATACGTTCGACGACGTCCTGCTGAAGCCCGGCGCGTCCGACATCCTGCCCTCCGAGGCCGATGTCAGTTCCCGCGTCACCCGCGCCATACCGCTCAACATCCCGATCATGGCTTCCGCCATGGATACCGTCACCGAAGCGCGCATGGCGATCGCGATGGCGCAGGCCGGCGGCCTGGGCGTCATCCATCGCAATTTCGATGTGGAGGGGCAGGCCGCGCAGGTGCGGCAGGTGAAGAAATTCGAGTCAGGCATGGTGGTCAATCCGCTGACCATCGGCCCCGACGCGATGCTGTCCGACGCGCTGGCTTTGATGAGCGATCACGGGTTCTCCGGGATTCCGGTGGTGGCCGGCGGCAGCGGCGCCGCCCCGGGCAGGCTTGTCGGCATTCTCACCAACCGTGACGTCCGCTTCGCCACCGATCCGCGGCAGAAAGTTTCCGAACTGATGACGCACGAGAACCTGGTGACCGTGCGTGAAGGCGTCAGCCAGGAAGAAGCCAAGAGGATGCTGCACAAGCATCGCATCGAGAAGCTGCTGGTCGTCGATGACCAGTATCGCTGCGTCGGCCTCATCACCGTCAAGGACATGGAAAAGGCGGTGGCGCATCCGCTGGCCAGCAAGGATTCGCAGGGGCGGCTGCGCGTCGCTGCGGCGACCACGGTGGGTGAAGGCGGCTTTGAGCGCACCGAGCGGCTGATCGACGCCGGCGTCGATCTGATCGTCGTGGACACCGCGCACGGCCACTCCAGCCGCGTGCTGGAAGCGGTCAACCGCATCAAGCGGCTGTCGAATGCCGTACAGGTCATCGCGGGCAACATCGCCACGGCGGAAGGTGCCCAGGCGCTGATCGATGCGGGGGCCGACGCCATCAAGGTCGGCATCGGTCCGGGTTCGATCTGCACGACCCGCATCGTCGCTGGCGTCGGGGTACCGCAGTTGACCGCCATCATGGATGCCGCCGAGGCGGCGAAAAAGGCCGGCGTGCCCGTGATCGCCGACGGGGGCGTGAAGTATTCCGGCGATCTCGCCAAGGCGCTCGCCGCGGGTGCGGACATCGTCATGGTCGGCTCGCTGCTTGCGGGCACCGACGAAACGCCCGGCGAGGTGTATCTGTGGCAGGGACGTTCCTACAAGGCGTATCGCGGCATGGGTTCGGTCGGCGCGATGTCGCGGGGCTCGGCCGACCGCTATTTCCAGCAGGATATCAAGGATACGCTGAAGCTCGTTCCGGAAGGAATCGAGGGACAGGTGCCCTATAAGGGGCCGGTCGGCAACGTCATGCACCAGCTTGCGGGCGGCCTGCGCGCGGCTATGGGATATGTCGGCGCGCGCAACCTCGCCGAATTTCATGACAAGGCGCGTTTCGTCCGCATCACCGGTGCGGGCTTGCGCGAAAGCCACGTCCACGATGTCACGATCACGCGCGAAAGCCCGAACTATCCCGGCGGCGCCTGA
- a CDS encoding DHA2 family efflux MFS transporter permease subunit, protein MNKERLVPLIVAAALFMENMDSTVIATSLPAIAADIGASPLTLKLAITSYLLSLAVFIPASGWTADRFGARSVFSAAIVVFMIGSIGCALSSSVTDFVIARTLQGVGGAMMTPVGRLVLLRSIDKSALVNAMAWVTVPALIGPVVGPPLGGFITTYFSWHWIFLINIPVGLIGIFMAQRYIDPIRSDNPERFDLYGMVLAGIGVGGIAFGLSVAGLNLLPWTVVTALIGAGSVSMALYVMHARRTDQPVLDLTLLRLPTFRASIHGGFLFRVGVGAMPFLLPLLMQVGFGLSPFGSGLVTFSSAVGAIAMKTLAARIIRAFGFRNIMTVNAVVSSIFLAACALFTVTTPLLLIMIILVVGGFFRSLQFTAINALTYADVEPERMSRATTLASVNQQLAISAGVALGAFSVETTMLFRHGTELTAGDFGSGFLVVSLLSAMSTFYFMRLSADAGHQVSGRRMVIISDPTRESEAEEEASRETVTARDQRIS, encoded by the coding sequence ATGAACAAGGAACGCCTGGTCCCGCTGATCGTCGCCGCCGCCCTGTTCATGGAGAACATGGACTCCACGGTGATCGCGACATCGTTGCCGGCGATCGCCGCCGATATCGGCGCCAGCCCGCTGACGCTGAAGCTCGCGATCACGTCCTACCTGTTGTCGCTGGCGGTGTTCATACCGGCAAGCGGCTGGACCGCGGACCGGTTCGGGGCGCGCTCCGTCTTCAGCGCGGCCATCGTGGTTTTCATGATCGGCTCGATCGGCTGCGCGCTATCATCATCGGTGACCGATTTCGTGATAGCGCGGACCCTGCAAGGGGTGGGCGGCGCGATGATGACGCCGGTCGGCCGTCTGGTGCTGCTGCGTTCGATCGACAAGAGCGCGCTCGTCAACGCGATGGCGTGGGTGACGGTACCGGCCTTGATCGGACCGGTGGTCGGTCCGCCGCTCGGCGGCTTCATCACCACCTATTTTTCATGGCACTGGATTTTTCTGATCAACATTCCGGTCGGCCTGATCGGCATCTTCATGGCGCAGCGCTACATCGACCCGATCCGCAGCGACAATCCCGAACGCTTCGACCTCTACGGGATGGTACTGGCTGGCATAGGGGTCGGCGGCATCGCCTTCGGCCTTTCGGTCGCCGGTCTCAACCTCTTGCCGTGGACGGTGGTGACCGCGCTGATCGGAGCCGGGTCGGTCTCGATGGCGCTTTATGTGATGCACGCCCGCCGCACCGACCAGCCGGTGCTCGACCTGACGCTGCTGCGCCTGCCGACGTTCCGGGCCAGCATCCATGGCGGATTTCTGTTTCGTGTCGGCGTCGGCGCGATGCCGTTCCTGCTGCCGCTTCTGATGCAGGTCGGCTTCGGCCTGTCGCCGTTCGGCTCCGGGCTCGTGACATTCTCATCGGCCGTCGGCGCCATCGCCATGAAAACGCTGGCGGCCCGCATCATCCGCGCCTTTGGCTTCCGCAACATCATGACTGTCAACGCGGTGGTGAGTTCGATCTTCCTCGCGGCCTGCGCGCTGTTCACGGTTACGACGCCGCTGCTGCTGATCATGATCATTCTTGTTGTCGGCGGCTTCTTTCGCTCGCTCCAGTTCACCGCGATCAACGCCCTGACCTATGCCGATGTCGAGCCCGAGCGGATGAGCCGTGCGACCACGCTGGCCAGCGTCAATCAGCAACTGGCGATTTCAGCAGGGGTCGCTCTCGGCGCATTCTCGGTCGAGACCACGATGCTGTTCCGCCACGGCACGGAATTGACAGCCGGCGATTTCGGCTCGGGATTTCTCGTGGTCTCGCTGCTTTCCGCTATGTCCACTTTCTACTTCATGCGACTGTCGGCCGATGCCGGTCATCAGGTTTCCGGCCGGCGCATGGTCATCATTTCCGATCCTACCCGGGAATCCGAGGCTGAGGAGGAAGCGTCCCGCGAGACCGTTACGGCGCGGGATCAGCGGATAAGCTAA
- a CDS encoding class I SAM-dependent methyltransferase → MEPFSGAVVNTYAEGPPRQVPGFADLHRMTTMLLVERVPDDGRVLVLGAGGGLELKAFAESHPGWSFDAVDPSAPMLRLAERTIERHAKRVHFHESYIDDAPQGPFDAATSLLTFHFIPREKRPGTLKQIRRRLKPGAPFVVAHISFPQTEPERSVWIARHVAFGARHDTSPDQMEKSRQAIADRLSILAPEEEERMLQEAGFSNVSLFYAGFSFKGWLSYAD, encoded by the coding sequence ATGGAGCCATTCTCGGGAGCGGTGGTGAATACCTACGCTGAAGGCCCACCTCGTCAGGTGCCGGGATTCGCCGATCTGCACCGGATGACGACGATGCTGCTCGTGGAACGGGTGCCCGACGACGGCCGAGTGCTGGTGCTGGGCGCCGGCGGAGGACTGGAGCTCAAGGCTTTCGCGGAATCGCATCCCGGCTGGTCATTCGACGCGGTGGACCCGTCTGCTCCCATGCTGCGGCTCGCTGAGCGGACAATCGAACGACATGCAAAGCGTGTACACTTCCACGAGAGCTATATCGACGATGCGCCACAGGGTCCGTTCGATGCCGCCACATCCTTGCTGACCTTTCACTTCATTCCTCGTGAAAAGCGGCCGGGAACGTTGAAGCAGATCCGCCGTCGTCTCAAACCGGGCGCGCCGTTTGTGGTCGCCCATATCAGCTTCCCGCAGACAGAGCCCGAGCGGTCGGTCTGGATCGCTCGTCACGTCGCATTCGGTGCGCGGCATGACACAAGTCCCGATCAGATGGAAAAGTCACGGCAGGCCATAGCCGACAGGTTATCAATACTCGCGCCGGAGGAAGAGGAGAGGATGTTGCAAGAGGCCGGATTCTCCAACGTCAGCTTGTTCTATGCCGGTTTCAGTTTCAAGGGCTGGTTATCGTACGCAGACTGA
- a CDS encoding RlmE family RNA methyltransferase, whose translation MAKDTTGRLHVTVKTGGKRKLSSKLWLERQLNDPYVAQAKRDGWRSRASFKLIEMDDKHRFLKPGMTVVDLGAAPGGWSQVAAKRVGAAEGKGRVIAIDLLEMPEIVGVTFARLDFLDDSAPDKLLAMMDGAADVVLSDMAANTTGHRKTDQLRIVGLVESAAAFTSDVLRPGGTFIAKVFQSGADAGLLVQLKRDFQTVRHVKPAASRQDSSERYVMATGFRGGRRDKC comes from the coding sequence ATGGCGAAAGACACCACCGGCCGGCTGCATGTGACCGTCAAAACCGGCGGCAAGCGAAAGCTGTCGTCCAAGCTCTGGCTCGAGCGGCAGCTCAACGATCCCTACGTGGCGCAGGCGAAACGCGACGGCTGGCGCTCGCGCGCGTCCTTCAAGCTGATTGAAATGGACGATAAACACCGCTTCCTGAAGCCCGGCATGACGGTCGTCGATCTCGGCGCGGCGCCCGGCGGCTGGAGTCAGGTCGCCGCGAAACGCGTGGGGGCCGCCGAAGGCAAGGGCAGGGTGATTGCCATCGACCTACTGGAGATGCCTGAGATCGTCGGCGTTACCTTTGCCCGGCTCGATTTTCTCGACGACAGCGCTCCCGACAAGCTGCTCGCGATGATGGATGGCGCCGCGGATGTCGTGCTTTCCGATATGGCGGCCAACACGACCGGCCATCGCAAGACCGACCAGCTTCGGATCGTGGGCCTGGTCGAAAGCGCGGCGGCGTTCACGTCCGACGTGCTGCGGCCCGGCGGAACGTTCATCGCGAAAGTTTTCCAGAGCGGGGCGGATGCCGGTCTGCTGGTGCAACTCAAGCGTGACTTCCAGACGGTCCGCCATGTGAAGCCCGCCGCGAGCCGGCAGGACTCCTCAGAACGCTATGTCATGGCGACGGGCTTTCGCGGTGGTAGGAGGGATAAGTGTTAG
- a CDS encoding Ppx/GppA phosphatase family protein, producing the protein MDDDIQRCVDAGTGSRDSFRGVEAAMTAASAIRPSPSADAAVYAALDLGTNNCRLLIASPASGSFRVIDSFSRIVRLGEGISSTGYISEAAIERTIAALAICRDKIRARKAGRLRLIATEACRAASNAESFRSRVAAATGIQLEVVDRETEAALAVIGCSPLVHPKASGAILFDIGGGSTELVRIERRREGDLSTRAWISLPVGVVTLAECFGGHDITPQSYASMVQEVAGHIATFAEAYGRDLYGMHLLGTSGTVTTLGGLHLGLARYDRRKVDGIWMNDIEVTQAIARLCGMDYQKRVANGCIGIERADLVLAGCAILDAIRRAFPLPRLRVADRGLREGMLVEMMREDGAFN; encoded by the coding sequence ATGGATGATGATATCCAGCGTTGCGTTGATGCCGGGACCGGGTCGCGCGACAGCTTTCGGGGGGTGGAAGCCGCGATGACCGCGGCGAGCGCTATCCGTCCTTCGCCGAGCGCCGACGCCGCCGTTTATGCCGCGCTTGATCTCGGCACCAACAACTGTAGGTTGCTGATCGCCTCGCCGGCAAGCGGCAGCTTTCGGGTGATTGATTCATTTTCGCGAATTGTCCGGCTGGGCGAAGGCATCTCATCGACAGGGTATATCAGCGAGGCGGCGATCGAGCGGACGATCGCGGCGCTTGCGATCTGCCGTGACAAGATCCGCGCGAGGAAAGCGGGCCGCCTCAGGCTGATCGCGACCGAAGCGTGCAGGGCGGCTTCGAACGCCGAGAGTTTTCGCAGTCGCGTCGCCGCCGCCACGGGCATCCAGCTTGAGGTGGTGGATCGGGAGACGGAAGCCGCGCTCGCGGTGATCGGTTGCTCCCCGCTGGTTCATCCCAAAGCGAGCGGTGCTATCCTTTTCGACATCGGCGGAGGCTCGACGGAGCTTGTTCGGATCGAACGCCGTCGCGAAGGCGACCTGAGCACCAGGGCATGGATCTCGCTTCCGGTTGGTGTCGTCACGCTGGCCGAGTGTTTTGGCGGGCACGACATCACGCCGCAATCTTACGCGTCCATGGTGCAAGAAGTTGCCGGTCATATTGCTACGTTCGCGGAGGCCTATGGCCGCGACCTTTATGGAATGCACCTTCTGGGCACCTCGGGCACGGTGACGACGCTTGGCGGTCTCCATCTTGGCCTCGCGCGCTATGATCGCCGCAAGGTTGACGGCATCTGGATGAACGACATCGAGGTGACCCAGGCCATCGCGCGACTCTGCGGCATGGATTATCAAAAACGGGTCGCCAACGGCTGTATCGGGATTGAACGTGCCGATCTGGTTCTGGCGGGCTGCGCCATCCTGGATGCCATTCGGCGGGCCTTTCCCTTGCCGCGTCTGCGGGTCGCGGATCGTGGTCTGCGTGAAGGCATGCTGGTTGAAATGATGCGCGAGGATGGCGCATTCAACTGA
- a CDS encoding YaiI/YqxD family protein produces the protein MTAIRLYVDADACPVKDEIYRVAERHGVSVSVVAGGYIRVPDHPLIERIAAGPGMDAADDWIAERAGKTDIVITADIPLASRCVKAGASVIAPNGKPFTEQSIGMTLAVRNLMTDLRASGEMTGGPRSFQPRDRSAFLSALDQAIRRIRRACAARQG, from the coding sequence TTGACCGCCATTCGCCTCTACGTTGACGCCGACGCCTGCCCGGTGAAGGACGAAATCTATCGCGTCGCGGAGCGGCACGGCGTGTCCGTCAGCGTGGTGGCGGGAGGATATATCCGCGTGCCCGACCACCCCTTGATCGAACGCATCGCGGCCGGGCCCGGCATGGATGCGGCCGACGACTGGATCGCGGAACGCGCCGGCAAGACCGATATCGTCATCACGGCGGACATTCCACTGGCGAGCCGATGCGTCAAAGCGGGCGCCAGCGTGATCGCGCCGAACGGAAAGCCATTCACGGAGCAGTCGATCGGAATGACGCTCGCCGTCCGCAACCTGATGACCGACCTGCGCGCGAGCGGCGAAATGACGGGCGGCCCGCGCTCGTTCCAGCCGAGGGATCGTTCGGCATTCCTCTCGGCGCTGGACCAGGCCATTCGCCGCATCCGGCGCGCCTGCGCGGCACGGCAGGGCTGA
- a CDS encoding ABC-F family ATP-binding cassette domain-containing protein, translating into MAPPLVQLKDIALTFGGTPLLSGVELTVSESQRLCLIGRNGSGKSTLLKIAAGLVAPDSGSRFVQPGATVRYLPQEPDFAGFETTLTYVEAGLGPGDDPYQARYLVEQLGLTGEEDPAHLSGGESRRAALARVLAPSPDILLLDEPTNHLDLTTIEWLEGELGARRGALVLISHDRRFLSNLSRSTAWLDRGRIRQIDRGFAKFEEWRDEVLAEEERDQHKLDRKIVAEEHWLRYGVSGRRKRNVKRLAGLHELRQQRRDYRGTAGSATLAAAEADKSGKLVIEAKGISKRYGERTIVDGFSIRIQRGDRIGIVGPNGAGKTTLINMLTGADTPDSGAIRLGANIEMATLDQHRESLDPKSTLTEALTGGRGDHVMVGGKPKHVVSYMKDFLFAQEQMRTPLEVLSGGERGRLMLARALAKPSNLLVLDEPTNDLDLETLDVLEDMLGDYEGTVILISHDRDFLDRVVTSVIVPEGNGRWIEYAGGYTDMLAQRGADLKREATKAAPVPEAGRSAKPAPAAGKRRLSFNEKHALETLPKSIEKLQAEMARQQRRLDDPDLYARDRAAFDQASAALAKAQAELQQAEDRWLELEMLREEIEQA; encoded by the coding sequence ATGGCGCCGCCGCTCGTCCAGTTGAAGGATATCGCGCTGACGTTCGGCGGCACGCCGCTTTTGTCGGGCGTCGAACTCACGGTATCTGAATCCCAGCGGCTCTGCCTGATCGGCCGCAACGGCTCCGGCAAGTCCACGCTCCTGAAGATCGCAGCCGGCCTCGTCGCGCCCGACAGCGGCAGCCGCTTCGTGCAGCCCGGCGCCACCGTGCGCTATCTGCCGCAGGAGCCGGACTTCGCCGGATTCGAAACCACGCTGACCTATGTGGAGGCGGGGCTGGGCCCCGGCGACGATCCCTATCAGGCCCGCTATCTGGTCGAACAGCTCGGCCTCACCGGCGAGGAAGATCCCGCGCACCTCTCCGGCGGCGAGAGCCGGCGCGCGGCGCTGGCGCGGGTGCTGGCCCCCTCGCCCGACATCCTGCTGCTGGATGAACCGACCAACCATCTCGATCTCACCACCATCGAATGGCTGGAAGGTGAGCTCGGCGCGCGGCGCGGCGCGCTGGTGCTCATCAGCCATGACCGCCGCTTCCTGTCCAATCTCTCACGCAGCACCGCATGGCTCGACCGCGGCCGTATCAGACAGATCGACCGGGGTTTCGCGAAGTTCGAGGAATGGCGCGACGAGGTGCTGGCCGAAGAGGAACGCGACCAGCACAAGCTCGATCGCAAGATCGTCGCCGAGGAACACTGGCTGCGTTACGGCGTCTCGGGCAGGCGCAAGCGCAACGTCAAGCGGCTCGCCGGTCTTCATGAACTGCGCCAGCAGCGCCGCGACTATCGCGGCACGGCGGGCAGCGCGACCCTCGCCGCTGCGGAGGCCGATAAATCCGGCAAGCTCGTCATCGAGGCCAAAGGCATCAGCAAGCGCTACGGCGAGCGGACCATCGTCGACGGCTTCTCGATCCGTATCCAGCGCGGCGACCGCATCGGCATCGTCGGCCCCAACGGCGCAGGCAAGACCACGCTGATCAACATGCTAACGGGAGCCGACACCCCCGACAGCGGCGCCATCCGGCTCGGGGCCAACATCGAGATGGCGACGCTCGACCAGCACCGCGAAAGCCTCGATCCGAAATCGACGCTGACGGAGGCGTTGACCGGAGGACGCGGCGATCACGTCATGGTCGGCGGCAAGCCGAAGCACGTCGTCAGCTACATGAAGGATTTTCTGTTCGCACAAGAGCAGATGCGCACGCCGCTCGAGGTGTTGTCCGGCGGCGAACGCGGCCGGCTGATGCTGGCGCGCGCGCTGGCAAAGCCATCCAACCTGCTGGTGCTGGACGAGCCGACCAACGACCTCGATCTCGAAACGCTCGACGTACTAGAGGACATGCTCGGAGACTACGAGGGCACCGTGATCCTGATCAGCCACGACCGTGACTTCCTGGATCGCGTCGTGACCTCGGTGATCGTTCCCGAAGGCAATGGCCGCTGGATCGAATACGCCGGCGGCTACACCGACATGCTGGCGCAGCGCGGCGCCGACCTCAAGCGCGAGGCGACGAAAGCCGCACCCGTACCCGAGGCAGGCCGTTCCGCGAAGCCCGCACCGGCTGCTGGCAAGCGGCGGCTCAGTTTCAACGAGAAACACGCGCTGGAAACGCTCCCGAAATCGATCGAAAAGCTTCAGGCTGAGATGGCCAGGCAACAGCGCCGCCTTGACGATCCCGACCTCTATGCGAGAGACCGCGCGGCCTTCGATCAGGCCTCCGCAGCGCTGGCCAAAGCGCAGGCGGAGCTGCAACAGGCCGAGGATCGCTGGTTAGAGCTGGAAATGCTTCGCGAAGAGATCGAGCAAGCCTGA
- a CDS encoding NAD(P)/FAD-dependent oxidoreductase has protein sequence MRDALHTQAAVLGAGPAGLMAAEVLARGGVRVTVFDAMPSAGRKLLMAGRGGLNLTHSEPLPQFLARYGAAATYLQPAIDSFTPAALRQWAGDLDQPTFVGSSGRVFPKAFKASPLLRAWLKRLDTLGVRLALRHRWSGWDHDDRLKFQTPDGERTVAADTTVMALGGASWPRLGSDGAWVEQLASRGIVVSPLRPANCAFDVAWSDVFRDRFEGQPLKNVALSFGPHTVRGEALVTREGIEGGGIYALSAALRERIDIAGNAVLYINLRADAATDQLAARLSTSRGKQSMSNWLRKAAGLSPVAIGLLREAATDHHPASAQPASLAALIHAVPLTLTGIAPLARAISSAGGVAFSEVDDDYMIRRLPGVFAAGEMLDWEAPTGGYLLQASFATGAAAGRGALKWLRR, from the coding sequence ATGCGTGACGCCCTTCATACCCAGGCCGCGGTTCTCGGCGCGGGTCCCGCCGGTCTGATGGCCGCGGAAGTGCTCGCGCGCGGGGGCGTGCGCGTGACTGTGTTCGACGCCATGCCGTCGGCGGGCCGCAAGCTTCTGATGGCGGGACGCGGCGGTCTCAATCTGACGCACAGCGAGCCGCTGCCGCAGTTTCTGGCGCGCTATGGCGCGGCCGCAACGTATTTGCAGCCGGCGATCGACAGCTTCACGCCGGCGGCGCTGAGACAATGGGCCGGCGATCTCGATCAGCCGACGTTCGTGGGATCCAGCGGTCGCGTGTTTCCGAAAGCGTTCAAGGCGTCTCCGCTGTTGCGTGCGTGGCTCAAGCGGCTTGATACGCTTGGCGTGCGGCTAGCGCTGCGGCATCGCTGGAGCGGCTGGGACCACGACGATCGCCTTAAGTTTCAAACGCCTGATGGCGAGCGCACGGTGGCGGCTGACACGACGGTCATGGCGCTCGGTGGCGCGAGCTGGCCGCGGCTTGGCTCCGATGGCGCATGGGTCGAGCAGCTCGCGTCCAGAGGGATCGTTGTTTCGCCGCTGCGGCCGGCCAACTGCGCCTTCGACGTAGCGTGGAGCGACGTCTTCCGCGATCGCTTCGAGGGCCAGCCGCTGAAGAACGTCGCGCTGTCATTCGGCCCGCATACGGTACGCGGGGAAGCTCTCGTCACGCGTGAAGGCATCGAGGGTGGAGGGATCTATGCCCTCTCGGCGGCGTTGCGCGAACGCATCGACATCGCGGGAAACGCTGTTTTGTACATCAACCTTCGGGCCGATGCCGCGACGGATCAACTCGCCGCGCGCTTGAGCACGTCGCGAGGAAAACAATCGATGTCCAACTGGCTGCGTAAAGCGGCGGGTCTTTCGCCGGTCGCGATCGGGCTATTGCGGGAAGCGGCGACCGATCATCATCCGGCATCGGCGCAGCCGGCATCGCTTGCGGCTTTGATCCATGCCGTTCCGCTCACGCTGACGGGCATCGCGCCGCTCGCGCGGGCGATCTCCTCCGCAGGCGGAGTTGCGTTCAGCGAAGTCGACGACGACTACATGATCAGGCGGTTGCCGGGTGTGTTCGCGGCCGGCGAAATGCTGGACTGGGAAGCGCCGACCGGCGGCTATCTATTGCAGGCGTCGTTCGCGACCGGCGCGGCTGCCGGACGAGGCGCGCTGAAATGGTTGCGGCGTTAA
- a CDS encoding MaoC family dehydratase, translating to MNEVWKQPSVSLEAYRQMVGQEIGVSSWHLIDQKRIDLYADVIDDHQFIHVDPERARKTAFGATVAHGFLTMSLLSVMSHQVIPPVTGVTMRVNYGFDRLRFISPVKSGSRVRGRFTLVEATLRKPGELLSRTAVSVEIEGGTRPALAADWLALLYFS from the coding sequence GTGAACGAGGTGTGGAAGCAACCATCGGTCTCGCTCGAAGCCTACAGGCAGATGGTGGGCCAGGAGATCGGCGTTTCCTCGTGGCACCTGATCGATCAGAAGCGGATCGATCTCTATGCCGACGTGATCGACGACCATCAGTTCATCCATGTCGATCCCGAGCGGGCCAGGAAAACAGCTTTCGGCGCGACCGTCGCGCACGGATTCCTGACCATGTCGCTGCTCAGCGTCATGTCGCATCAGGTGATTCCGCCGGTCACCGGCGTCACCATGCGGGTGAATTACGGCTTCGACCGGCTCCGCTTCATATCGCCGGTCAAATCCGGATCGCGCGTCAGGGGTCGCTTCACGCTGGTGGAGGCGACGCTTCGCAAGCCTGGCGAACTGCTGTCACGCACCGCCGTCAGCGTCGAGATCGAGGGCGGGACGCGGCCGGCGCTCGCCGCCGACTGGCTTGCCCTTTTGTACTTTTCCTGA